The proteins below are encoded in one region of Bremerella sp. P1:
- a CDS encoding tetratricopeptide repeat protein, with product MLLASSRTFLAIIFAIIAGLVTPIDVLAQNRGSSAVPSDAYYAGFIPFYQGDYQGAGEVFNAAGRSGVRSTEGRWIDSICYATMLGECHFQMGNNAQALENYNTALLLFVQHSNWMLRINPESLSPVGPVSNDLRANVTWGKSGRNTLIGNYPDSLPTFQGQTDAQNQAAVRGGGVLSAGRIMPVRASEIARCIALAIFRRQEIMGPISRYDGLTGQLVGILQRRPAPPNHWTGAWVDVQHGLALAAAGKNEEAVQTLQRSLTTAGQYDHDLTSLALLQLGRIALQQQDFPAAQTYFLEATYSAAAFQQYQQIEDALDGLTKVSMITKAGQMPQGLLAMSNWNELRRLDALRAKLSLALAEANAYMGNLPAANGALEDARRAMNRRSMSKGRVGIRYGYLSALLAFQGGNASAGTSNFVSAVAANRSASTRVYQTEMTNQLFVSNTITERSAQLLYDELLREPTDADWISEPFETLTVLLTPNPTAMENWFNTAVMRKQPELALELADRVRRMRFFATLPLGGRLLALRWVLESPDAALDTKGKLQRQDLLAKHPELKTFQDEAKRLKGELLQIDLQPDEKETYVKQRDLVEKLQNVSDGYEVLLGAIALRRTPSQFLFPPLKSTAEIREKLEDTQLVLTFFSTSRAVHAFLFTKKDYVHWTLDNPREIKGQIGDLLKQIGLVKRDAPVQAKDLAETEWKTTSAELLKRFIPTLKPGFWNTYSELVIVPDDVLWYVPFEALHTDDGLGAGHTVPVSEVIPIRYAPTASLAVPQKDARPRPQNTAIVVGRLFNSDESDITVEQFDQLKDAFVAPDRIDRPPVGPSSLLAKVWDQLVVIDDSEDANRGDVWNWSPAQADRSKPGSELAAWLRSPLGGPEVIYLPGFHTGAEDALKGNTTGSDIFLTTLGLMATGSETVVLSRWHSAGAASVATVEGIARRIADMPASTAWQETMADVRKLSLDPKKEPRLKGSGASIPQTLDHPYFWADMMLIDTGIDPKREMP from the coding sequence ATGCTATTGGCTAGCAGCCGCACATTCCTCGCAATCATCTTCGCTATCATTGCTGGTCTCGTGACTCCCATTGATGTCTTGGCTCAAAATAGGGGCAGTTCGGCCGTCCCGAGCGATGCCTACTATGCCGGGTTCATCCCTTTCTATCAGGGGGACTACCAAGGCGCCGGGGAGGTCTTTAACGCGGCTGGCCGTTCCGGCGTTCGTTCGACCGAGGGGCGTTGGATTGACTCGATCTGTTACGCCACCATGCTCGGTGAATGCCATTTTCAAATGGGAAACAATGCCCAGGCACTCGAGAACTACAACACCGCACTCCTTCTATTTGTTCAGCATTCCAATTGGATGCTGCGTATTAACCCAGAAAGCTTGAGCCCTGTTGGGCCAGTCAGTAATGACTTGCGGGCTAATGTCACCTGGGGAAAGTCGGGTCGAAATACGCTGATTGGCAATTACCCCGATTCGCTTCCCACCTTCCAGGGACAGACCGATGCCCAGAATCAAGCGGCTGTCCGCGGTGGCGGTGTTCTTTCGGCTGGTCGGATCATGCCTGTTCGGGCTAGCGAGATTGCTCGATGCATTGCCTTGGCAATTTTCCGCCGGCAAGAGATCATGGGGCCGATCAGCAGATACGATGGCCTGACGGGGCAACTCGTCGGTATCTTGCAGCGTCGTCCTGCTCCACCGAACCATTGGACCGGAGCCTGGGTCGATGTACAGCATGGCTTGGCTTTGGCTGCCGCAGGAAAGAACGAAGAGGCAGTTCAAACGCTTCAGCGAAGTCTTACGACTGCTGGCCAATACGATCACGACCTGACTTCGTTGGCACTTTTGCAACTGGGGCGAATCGCTCTCCAGCAGCAAGACTTCCCTGCCGCGCAGACTTACTTTTTGGAAGCAACCTACTCAGCGGCAGCATTTCAGCAGTATCAGCAAATTGAAGACGCCCTCGATGGTCTGACTAAGGTCAGTATGATCACCAAGGCAGGCCAAATGCCGCAGGGACTGCTGGCGATGAGCAACTGGAACGAGCTTCGCAGGCTCGATGCGTTACGGGCCAAGCTGAGCCTGGCACTCGCCGAGGCAAATGCCTACATGGGGAACCTTCCTGCGGCCAATGGTGCGTTGGAAGATGCCCGACGGGCGATGAACCGTCGATCGATGAGCAAAGGACGCGTGGGTATCCGCTATGGATACCTGTCGGCTTTGTTGGCTTTTCAGGGGGGTAACGCCTCCGCTGGCACTAGCAACTTTGTCTCGGCGGTGGCAGCCAATCGGTCTGCTTCGACGCGAGTCTATCAGACCGAAATGACGAACCAATTGTTCGTGTCGAACACGATCACCGAGCGTTCGGCTCAGCTTCTCTATGACGAACTCTTGCGCGAGCCAACCGACGCGGACTGGATCTCTGAACCGTTCGAGACGCTCACTGTCCTGCTGACCCCTAATCCGACGGCAATGGAGAATTGGTTCAACACGGCCGTCATGCGGAAGCAACCGGAACTGGCTCTCGAACTGGCTGATCGTGTTCGTCGCATGCGGTTCTTCGCCACGCTTCCTTTAGGGGGACGTTTGCTGGCGCTGCGTTGGGTTCTCGAATCCCCCGATGCCGCACTCGATACCAAAGGGAAATTGCAGCGGCAGGATTTGTTAGCCAAACATCCTGAGCTGAAAACATTTCAGGACGAAGCGAAGCGGCTCAAAGGAGAGCTTCTACAAATTGACCTGCAACCTGACGAAAAAGAAACCTATGTGAAGCAACGAGATCTGGTCGAGAAGTTGCAGAACGTTTCCGATGGCTACGAAGTGCTGTTGGGGGCGATCGCTCTCCGGCGGACGCCTAGCCAGTTTCTCTTTCCGCCGCTGAAGTCGACCGCCGAGATTCGCGAGAAGTTGGAAGACACACAGCTCGTGCTAACGTTCTTCTCAACCTCTCGCGCCGTGCATGCGTTCTTGTTTACCAAGAAGGACTACGTGCACTGGACACTCGATAACCCACGCGAGATCAAGGGCCAGATTGGAGATCTGCTGAAGCAGATTGGCTTGGTGAAACGAGACGCCCCGGTTCAAGCAAAGGACTTGGCCGAAACCGAGTGGAAAACCACGTCGGCAGAACTGCTCAAGCGGTTCATTCCCACGTTGAAGCCCGGGTTCTGGAATACGTATTCCGAGTTGGTGATCGTTCCAGACGATGTGTTGTGGTACGTCCCATTTGAAGCACTTCACACCGACGATGGTCTTGGAGCCGGGCACACGGTACCGGTATCCGAAGTGATTCCGATTCGATATGCACCGACGGCCAGCTTGGCCGTCCCGCAAAAGGATGCCCGACCGCGACCACAGAATACGGCGATTGTCGTGGGGCGTTTGTTTAACTCGGACGAATCCGATATTACCGTCGAGCAATTCGACCAGTTGAAGGACGCTTTCGTCGCTCCGGATCGGATCGATCGACCGCCGGTTGGCCCTTCGAGCTTGTTGGCGAAGGTCTGGGATCAGTTGGTGGTGATTGATGACAGTGAAGATGCCAACCGGGGCGATGTTTGGAACTGGTCTCCAGCACAAGCCGATCGAAGTAAGCCTGGCAGCGAATTGGCTGCGTGGCTGCGATCTCCCTTGGGTGGACCGGAAGTGATCTACCTTCCTGGGTTCCACACCGGTGCGGAAGATGCTTTAAAGGGAAACACGACCGGCAGTGACATCTTCTTGACAACACTGGGGCTCATGGCAACCGGTTCGGAAACGGTGGTGCTCAGTCGCTGGCATTCGGCGGGTGCAGCCAGCGTGGCAACGGTAGAAGGAATTGCCAGGCGAATCGCCGACATGCCGGCAAGCACTGCATGGCAGGAAACGATGGCGGATGTCCGGAAGTTATCGCTTGATCCTAAGAAGGAACCGCGTCTGAAGGGGAGCGGGGCAAGCATTCCGCAGACGCTGGATCACCCTTACTTCTGGGCCGATATGATGTTGATCGACACCGGCATCGATCCCAAGAGGGAGATGCCGTAG
- a CDS encoding GNAT family N-acetyltransferase: MSEVIEINQIEDLRAYACFWNRLHAKTPNATFFQTLPWLETYWKFFGHGKKLRVLLVQVDCQIQGILPLVEQTERTKAGSVRILTYPLDGWGPFYGPIGSDQTATLYAAMQYLQATPRTWDLLDLRYVDPTVDRGRIFNTMRCHGMSPRVLPWNPSYAIALPGDFEEFVSTRSSKFRATIRRTLRKADEAGVTSERYRPVPCPTENGEPNFSLYDECVLLARRTWQACSTTGTTISHPEAADYFRECFVQASRLGMIDIMTLRHENRMIAFSYNFHHQGNLLGMRMGYERDSKQLNPGTVMMSHQIRDSIARGDKIIDLGPEHLEIKSRWINRTLEAERICHYSRLSIPANVLRMGHWWKYHRSAA, encoded by the coding sequence ATGTCAGAAGTGATTGAAATCAACCAAATCGAAGATTTGCGGGCTTACGCTTGCTTCTGGAATCGACTGCATGCCAAGACACCCAATGCGACGTTCTTTCAAACCCTGCCTTGGCTGGAAACTTACTGGAAGTTTTTTGGCCACGGCAAGAAGTTGCGGGTACTACTAGTCCAGGTAGACTGCCAAATCCAAGGAATCCTACCGCTCGTCGAACAAACCGAACGCACCAAGGCTGGGTCGGTGCGTATCCTGACCTACCCGCTTGATGGCTGGGGGCCTTTCTATGGCCCCATTGGCAGTGATCAAACCGCCACACTCTATGCCGCCATGCAGTACTTACAAGCGACGCCACGCACTTGGGACCTGTTGGACCTCCGCTATGTCGACCCGACCGTCGACCGCGGTCGAATCTTCAATACGATGCGATGTCATGGCATGTCCCCGAGGGTATTGCCGTGGAATCCCTCTTACGCGATCGCGTTACCTGGCGACTTCGAAGAGTTTGTCTCGACGCGTAGTTCCAAGTTTCGGGCGACGATCCGAAGAACGCTTCGCAAGGCGGACGAAGCCGGAGTAACAAGTGAACGCTACCGGCCAGTTCCCTGTCCAACCGAGAATGGCGAGCCCAATTTTAGTCTGTATGACGAGTGCGTGCTCCTTGCACGACGAACATGGCAGGCGTGCAGCACTACGGGAACGACCATCTCGCACCCAGAAGCGGCCGATTACTTTCGAGAATGTTTCGTCCAAGCATCGCGGCTAGGGATGATCGACATCATGACGCTACGGCATGAAAACCGCATGATTGCGTTCAGCTACAACTTCCATCATCAGGGAAATCTTCTGGGCATGAGAATGGGCTACGAGCGAGATAGCAAGCAACTCAACCCGGGAACCGTGATGATGTCCCACCAGATTCGCGATTCGATTGCTCGCGGCGATAAGATCATCGACCTCGGTCCAGAACACTTGGAGATCAAATCACGCTGGATCAATCGAACGCTCGAAGCGGAGCGGATTTGCCACTACTCCCGGCTCTCTATCCCGGCCAACGTGCTGCGAATGGGGCACTGGTGGAAATACCATCGCAGTGCCGCTTGA
- a CDS encoding AAA family ATPase encodes MPAELLSLVSELEANINQVVVGKPDVVRKCLVALLAGEHILLEDVPGVGKTLVGKALARSLSGHFCRLQFTPDLLPSDIVGSNIFNTKTNEFVFHSGPIFSNIVIADEINRSSPRTQSALLEAMSDRQVSIDGDTHNLPRPFMVIATQNPFEFEGTYPLPESQLDRFLMRISMGYPDRAAERTILESHRIGEPVEDLSPVVTCDQIAQLQDTVRKIEVSEAISEYLLDIIDGTRTSDDLEVGASTRAGLSLFRAAQSQALLEGREYVVPDDVKHLAVSVLAHRVIPKGFLHAGQREAVESMVGRIVEEISIPV; translated from the coding sequence ATGCCAGCCGAGCTCTTAAGCCTCGTATCCGAGTTGGAAGCGAATATAAATCAGGTAGTGGTGGGAAAGCCGGACGTTGTACGGAAATGTCTCGTGGCTTTACTGGCAGGCGAGCATATTCTACTTGAGGACGTTCCCGGAGTGGGCAAGACCTTGGTAGGCAAGGCGTTAGCTCGTAGCCTTTCTGGTCATTTCTGCCGATTGCAGTTCACGCCTGACCTTCTTCCGAGTGACATTGTTGGCTCGAACATCTTCAACACGAAGACTAACGAGTTCGTGTTCCACTCGGGCCCCATTTTCTCGAACATTGTGATCGCGGACGAAATCAATCGTTCTTCCCCGCGAACGCAAAGTGCTTTGCTGGAAGCCATGAGTGACCGCCAGGTTTCGATCGACGGCGATACGCATAACCTGCCACGCCCGTTCATGGTGATCGCCACGCAGAACCCATTTGAGTTCGAGGGAACCTATCCGCTTCCCGAAAGCCAGTTGGACCGCTTCTTGATGCGGATTTCGATGGGCTACCCTGACCGAGCTGCTGAACGCACGATTCTCGAATCGCACCGTATTGGCGAACCAGTGGAAGACTTGTCGCCGGTCGTGACGTGTGATCAGATCGCACAGCTCCAAGACACGGTGCGAAAGATCGAAGTGAGTGAAGCCATCAGTGAGTACTTGTTGGACATCATCGACGGCACACGAACGAGCGATGATCTGGAAGTCGGGGCGAGTACCCGGGCCGGTCTAAGCTTGTTCCGGGCTGCTCAGAGCCAAGCCCTGCTTGAAGGTCGTGAGTACGTGGTTCCTGATGACGTGAAGCATCTTGCTGTCTCCGTGCTTGCCCACCGAGTGATCCCGAAGGGATTCCTCCATGCCGGGCAGCGAGAAGCGGTCGAATCGATGGTCGGCCGAATTGTGGAAGAGATTTCGATACCTGTGTAG
- a CDS encoding DUF58 domain-containing protein — protein sequence MSEAGSRMFSWFRLRGVSITQEGTYYFLVFIFILAGAIVRSNIQLLMILACMLLGPLLFNLWVVTSSLRNLKFSRRVPSLLSCDEPFFVELTAKNSSRHATYAVVIEDKLIQVEGYDPEPAQEVDVFLAKIGNKDEAAISYKAVIRKRGKYHLGPLSATTAFPLGLMRSTRLDTLVTTIVVMPRLGQMTPAWRRMIQQEKSGFASSRRQHGLLEGDFYGLREWRNGDPKQWIHWRSSAKQGELVVRQFEKQNQQDFVLIVDAWLPDLPTEEDIDRAERIISMAATAVRELAVVGGCQLQLISCGEESESIVGNVSQAFVTQAMHDLAVLVPTSEHDIGDTMANCLRTSRPGSRVILLTTRKADLSDTEMFAPVWNDARLRSELGRVKTVSAGRGDDAMFFHMPTPPSIKKAESLL from the coding sequence ATGTCGGAAGCCGGTTCGAGGATGTTCTCGTGGTTTCGCTTGCGTGGTGTTTCTATTACGCAGGAAGGAACGTACTATTTTCTGGTCTTCATCTTCATCCTGGCTGGGGCGATCGTACGCAGCAACATCCAGTTGCTGATGATCTTGGCCTGCATGTTGTTAGGGCCTCTGCTGTTCAATCTTTGGGTTGTTACCAGCAGTCTTCGTAACCTGAAATTCTCGCGACGGGTGCCTTCGCTACTTTCGTGCGATGAACCCTTTTTTGTCGAACTAACGGCGAAGAATTCGAGTCGACATGCTACCTACGCCGTCGTGATCGAAGATAAGCTTATCCAAGTGGAAGGCTATGACCCGGAGCCTGCCCAGGAGGTGGATGTCTTCCTCGCCAAGATCGGCAATAAAGACGAAGCGGCCATTTCCTACAAGGCCGTGATTCGCAAACGGGGTAAGTACCACCTGGGTCCGCTTTCGGCCACGACTGCATTTCCGCTTGGGCTGATGCGTAGCACGCGTTTAGACACGCTGGTTACCACCATCGTCGTCATGCCCCGACTCGGACAGATGACGCCTGCGTGGCGAAGGATGATCCAGCAAGAGAAGTCGGGTTTCGCTTCGTCACGCCGCCAGCATGGTTTGCTGGAAGGGGACTTCTACGGTTTGCGAGAATGGCGAAACGGTGACCCCAAGCAGTGGATCCATTGGCGGAGCAGTGCCAAGCAGGGAGAGCTGGTTGTGCGGCAATTCGAAAAGCAGAACCAGCAGGACTTTGTTCTGATCGTCGATGCCTGGCTTCCCGATCTGCCGACAGAAGAAGACATCGATCGCGCAGAACGCATCATCAGCATGGCTGCGACGGCGGTTCGCGAATTAGCGGTCGTCGGAGGTTGTCAGCTGCAACTGATCAGTTGCGGTGAAGAGTCCGAGAGCATCGTGGGGAATGTTTCCCAGGCATTTGTCACCCAAGCGATGCATGACCTTGCTGTTTTGGTGCCAACAAGCGAGCACGACATCGGTGATACGATGGCCAACTGCCTACGGACCTCTCGACCTGGTTCGCGTGTGATTTTGCTTACCACGCGTAAGGCCGATTTGTCGGATACCGAGATGTTTGCTCCTGTCTGGAATGACGCAAGACTGCGTAGTGAATTGGGCCGAGTGAAGACTGTCTCGGCGGGGAGGGGGGACGATGCCATGTTCTTCCACATGCCCACGCCGCCCAGCATTAAGAAAGCGGAGAGCTTGTTATGA
- a CDS encoding transglutaminase TgpA family protein: protein MKVERLLQISVALLAALGSLFLAFGQGSNSALPLLATIGAFLSVYLTDIKGWITLNRNLANFAALIAVVFSFFDFWDDGSSKLVAIAKLLIYLQVVLLFQPKTTRVYWHLAVLSLLQVVVAAALDFGVTFGLMLIPYMFTALTTLCLFFVYRETLRVDPELKAAHDAVENRPLFSFLSKKPVESNDSTVVSAPVITLSGQLPGNLASVFSSGKMFAQVLKMGFFTLCATVVLFYCFPRFDQGQLSQSLGGEFGATTGFKDQISLNDMGNILQSDRFVMRVRLSDLNTGTVIDTEYEPYFRGTSLSTYFPNSKTWIVGNLKNYRVSELKPPPLKTNLVRQQVATNQSINFDRTNEGVLLFSIYPAYSSLNTARDIVDNQTLGIVSMATDAQAQVRQPDQYEMLVPWNPFGADGDLIPSRHPLSDRQFHHYVRTDLTQVPLDKEFADTLFNGLTETADQLVADIPGNGNEEPTQFAIAQRMERHFVLDGNYTYSLHVPVHMKNTRLDPIEDFVVNHRTGHCEFFASALAIMLRTQKIPARVVVGYKGGEFNSVGGYYAVKQKHAHAWVECFLGPDDLPVGVSKEDYPNGAWMRLDPTPASRPSPNRKDSGTVFDTFLDWFDYVELAWRDYVVGMNSERQEKDIYKPLTDNLVKPFEGWVSREQWSKFFRDSLASMGIHMSDEWFSGFASIFTMLILLLLVVIFELIRTLIRRYWTSIKRMFLRWFPSKSHRTGFYFKVEKLLSKAGWQRKDSDTPREFIASVITDCKTRGIGSEMLSPLSDLTDWYYQIRYGGKELAPAQQESISEHLLLIEQQTLALQKAKR from the coding sequence ATGAAAGTCGAGCGGCTTCTCCAAATCAGCGTCGCCCTATTGGCGGCCCTTGGTTCCCTCTTTCTCGCATTCGGGCAAGGCAGTAATTCCGCGCTTCCCCTTTTGGCGACCATCGGGGCGTTCCTGTCGGTTTACCTGACCGATATCAAGGGATGGATTACGCTGAATCGCAATCTGGCAAACTTCGCGGCCCTGATTGCGGTCGTGTTTTCCTTTTTCGACTTCTGGGACGATGGCAGTTCTAAGCTGGTTGCGATCGCCAAGTTGCTCATTTATCTGCAAGTCGTGTTGCTCTTCCAGCCGAAGACAACCCGCGTGTATTGGCATTTGGCCGTCTTGAGTCTGCTGCAGGTGGTGGTAGCTGCCGCACTTGATTTTGGGGTCACATTCGGTCTGATGCTGATTCCTTACATGTTCACGGCGCTGACGACTCTTTGTCTGTTCTTTGTCTATCGCGAGACACTACGTGTCGATCCTGAACTGAAAGCGGCTCATGATGCCGTTGAGAATCGTCCGCTGTTTTCGTTCCTGTCCAAGAAACCGGTGGAGTCCAATGATTCCACGGTAGTCTCGGCGCCGGTGATAACGCTATCGGGGCAACTGCCCGGCAACCTGGCATCGGTCTTTTCCAGTGGCAAGATGTTTGCCCAAGTGTTGAAGATGGGTTTCTTCACGCTTTGTGCGACAGTCGTGCTGTTCTACTGCTTCCCCCGTTTCGATCAGGGGCAGTTGTCGCAGTCGCTTGGTGGTGAATTTGGTGCGACGACCGGCTTCAAGGACCAGATCTCGTTAAACGATATGGGCAATATCCTGCAAAGCGATCGATTCGTGATGCGGGTTCGACTGTCCGATTTGAATACCGGAACGGTTATCGACACCGAGTACGAGCCTTACTTCCGCGGTACTTCGTTAAGCACGTACTTTCCCAACAGCAAGACGTGGATTGTTGGCAACCTGAAGAACTATCGGGTTAGCGAACTCAAACCACCGCCCCTGAAAACGAACCTGGTTCGCCAGCAGGTAGCGACGAATCAGTCGATTAACTTCGACCGAACCAATGAAGGTGTGCTGCTATTCAGCATCTATCCTGCGTACTCGTCACTGAACACGGCTCGTGACATTGTCGACAACCAAACGCTGGGGATTGTCTCGATGGCGACCGATGCGCAGGCTCAGGTTCGCCAGCCCGATCAGTACGAAATGCTCGTCCCTTGGAATCCCTTTGGGGCCGATGGGGACTTGATTCCTAGTCGACATCCTCTCAGTGATCGCCAGTTTCATCATTACGTCCGAACCGATTTGACGCAGGTTCCGCTCGATAAGGAGTTTGCCGATACGCTGTTTAACGGATTGACGGAGACTGCGGATCAGTTGGTCGCCGATATTCCAGGCAACGGCAATGAAGAGCCAACTCAATTCGCGATTGCCCAGCGGATGGAACGCCACTTCGTGCTGGATGGCAACTATACCTATTCGCTGCACGTTCCCGTGCATATGAAGAATACCCGGTTGGATCCGATCGAAGATTTCGTGGTGAATCACCGAACGGGCCACTGCGAGTTTTTTGCCAGTGCGTTGGCAATCATGCTGCGTACGCAGAAGATTCCGGCTCGGGTTGTCGTTGGCTACAAAGGGGGCGAGTTCAACTCGGTGGGTGGTTATTACGCGGTCAAACAGAAGCATGCCCATGCCTGGGTCGAGTGTTTTCTGGGGCCGGATGATTTGCCCGTTGGGGTTTCCAAGGAAGATTATCCAAACGGAGCCTGGATGCGACTGGACCCCACGCCAGCTTCTCGTCCTTCGCCCAACAGGAAAGATAGTGGTACGGTCTTCGATACGTTCCTCGATTGGTTCGACTATGTCGAGCTGGCGTGGCGTGACTACGTCGTGGGTATGAACAGCGAACGCCAAGAGAAGGATATCTACAAGCCACTGACCGATAACCTGGTCAAACCGTTCGAAGGTTGGGTGAGCCGCGAACAGTGGTCGAAGTTCTTCCGTGATAGCCTTGCCTCGATGGGCATTCACATGAGCGACGAATGGTTCAGTGGATTCGCATCGATCTTTACGATGTTAATTTTGCTGTTGCTTGTCGTTATCTTCGAGTTGATACGGACCCTGATCCGACGCTACTGGACCAGCATAAAACGCATGTTCTTGCGCTGGTTCCCCAGTAAGTCACACCGCACTGGCTTCTACTTTAAAGTCGAGAAACTGCTATCCAAAGCTGGATGGCAGCGTAAAGATTCAGATACGCCACGTGAGTTTATCGCGTCGGTCATCACCGATTGTAAGACGCGCGGGATTGGAAGTGAGATGCTTTCCCCGCTATCCGATCTGACCGATTGGTACTATCAAATCCGCTATGGCGGCAAAGAACTGGCACCAGCTCAGCAAGAGTCCATCAGCGAACATCTGCTGCTGATCGAGCAGCAGACGCTCGCTCTTCAGAAGGCTAAACGTTAA
- the ychF gene encoding redox-regulated ATPase YchF, whose translation MEAGIVGLPNVGKSTLFNALTAAGIASENYPFCTIEPNVGIVSVPDPRLDVIQSYIKTQKVIPAILRLVDIAGIVRGASEGEGLGNKFLSHIREVDAIIHVVRCFQEPNVVHVDGSVDPIRDIETIDTELLLADLQTVESARDKAARTARSGDKDAKARVEILNQCQTLLAEGTPLRSAGWHDPEMFNIVRNYGLLTAKKVLYLANVDEDNLSGEGEIVDRVRARAAAEGGEVVPVCAKIESELIELDDDDRKEMLESVGLEEPALAVVARAAYKLLGLQSYFTAGEKEVRAWTIPIGATAPQAAGVIHSDFERGFIRAECYSLEDLEALKSEKAIREAGKLRVEGKGYVMKDGDIVHFLFNV comes from the coding sequence ATGGAAGCCGGAATCGTCGGGCTGCCGAATGTCGGTAAATCGACCCTATTCAACGCGTTAACCGCTGCAGGCATCGCCAGCGAGAATTATCCTTTCTGCACGATCGAACCCAACGTGGGGATTGTGTCTGTCCCGGACCCTCGCCTGGACGTGATCCAGAGTTACATTAAGACCCAGAAGGTGATTCCTGCCATTCTGCGTCTGGTCGATATTGCCGGGATCGTGCGGGGTGCCTCGGAAGGGGAAGGCCTGGGCAACAAGTTCCTGTCGCATATCCGTGAAGTCGACGCCATTATTCACGTCGTCCGCTGCTTCCAAGAGCCCAACGTCGTACACGTGGATGGAAGTGTCGACCCGATTCGTGATATCGAAACGATCGACACCGAGTTGCTTCTGGCCGACTTGCAAACCGTGGAATCGGCTCGCGACAAGGCCGCCAGAACGGCTCGCTCCGGTGATAAGGACGCCAAGGCCCGGGTCGAGATCTTGAATCAATGCCAGACCCTCCTCGCGGAAGGCACGCCGCTGCGTTCGGCCGGTTGGCACGATCCGGAAATGTTCAATATCGTGCGGAACTACGGGCTGCTTACGGCCAAGAAGGTTCTGTACCTCGCCAATGTCGACGAAGACAACCTGAGCGGTGAAGGCGAGATCGTCGACCGTGTTCGTGCACGAGCCGCGGCAGAAGGGGGAGAGGTCGTTCCCGTTTGTGCCAAGATCGAGTCTGAACTGATCGAACTGGACGATGACGATCGCAAGGAAATGTTGGAAAGCGTTGGCCTGGAAGAACCCGCTTTGGCGGTTGTTGCTCGGGCGGCCTACAAACTGCTAGGCCTGCAAAGCTATTTCACCGCTGGCGAGAAAGAAGTTCGTGCGTGGACGATTCCAATCGGAGCAACCGCGCCTCAAGCAGCCGGCGTGATTCACTCCGACTTCGAACGGGGCTTCATTCGAGCAGAATGCTATTCACTCGAAGACCTGGAAGCGTTGAAAAGCGAAAAGGCTATTCGCGAAGCCGGTAAGCTTCGCGTCGAAGGCAAAGGCTACGTCATGAAAGATGGCGACATCGTCCACTTTCTGTTTAACGTTTAG